From the Achromobacter xylosoxidans A8 genome, the window CCACCGTGATCTCGGGCGCCGCATCGGCGTTGGCCAGGGTGCGGCGCAGCCGGCTGTAGGCGCGTTGCGCCAGCGTGTAGCGCGCCAGCTTCTCGCGCGCCTGTGCCACCAACGCGTCATCCTTGGGAAACGGCGAGGCCAGCACATGGCTCTGCGTCAGGTTGCGCAGGTGCAGCGACAACTGTTCGTACTGGCGCCGCGTGTAGCCCTCGGGCAAGGTGGCCTGCATGTCCGACAGCAGCCAGGCATGCATGAACTCCGCGTCATAGCGCTCCGCCTCGTACAGCATCAGATAGGCCCGCAGCGCCTCGTAGGAATATTCCAGGTCGCTGGCCGAGGCGTCGCGCAACGCGGTCTCGACGCGCCGCGCCACTTGCGGCAGCAGCACCTGGTCCAGGGTGTTGCCGTACACGCCCTGCGCCGCCGCCTGCAGTTTCTGGCCCTGGTAGAGGCCATAGCGATAGCTCAGCGGCGGGTTGTCGATCTCGAAGCCTTCATGCTGCGGCAGGTACCAGAGGCTGTCCAGGAAGGGCATCAGTCCCAGCAGGTCGCCGGTGCGCGTGATCTTGATGTCGCGCGTCAGCTTCTCCACTGCGGGTACGCGCCGCGCCACTTCCTCCACGTAATCGGCGTTGTTGCGATAGCTCATCGCCCACCCCCCGATCAAGGCCACGAAGGCCGCTGTCACCAGGCCGTAGCCCGCCCAATGCAGCTGCCGGTAGCGGCGTTCCCAGCGCAGGTTGCGGCTCGCCAGGCCCGCTTCGCGGAAGATCACGTCCTGCAGCAGATTTTTCAGGAAGTAGCTGCGGCCCTCTCCTTCACCCGGTACGCTGGCCGCGGACGCGGCGCCGCCGTCGATGCGCAGGTAGCGCTTCAGATGCCCGGTCACCTGGTCGAAGGTTTCGCCGCCCTGCGTGCCGCTGGTGAAGTAGACGCCTCGTGGAATGACGCGCGCCTCGAATTTCGAGGTCGCGAACACATCGCTCAGGAAATGGCCCAGGATGGCCTGCAGGCCGGCGAACTGCTGCGGCAGCATATAGGCGAGCGCGCGCCGCGCCGGATCGCTCTCGGCCGCCACCACTTCGGGCAAGGCGTCATCCAGGCGCCGCTGCAACAGGGCATATTCCTCGTGAAAGGCCTCGTACAGGTCGAAGTCCGGCTCCTGCGCGCGCGCATACGGCAAGGTGAAGCCCCATATCTGCGCCAGTTCCTCGCGGGTGAAGGAAGCGAAATACTCTTCGAAGCCCGACAGCAGGTCGGTCTTGGTCACCAGCACATAGACCGGAAACGCGATGCCCAACTGTTCACGCAGTTCCTGCAGCCGGCGTCGCAACACCGCCGCATGCTGCGCCCGTTCCGCGTCGGAAGCCGACAGCAGGTCTTCGACGCTGACCGTCAGCATGGCGCCATTAATGGGCTGCCGGCCGCGATACTTGGACAGCAGGCCGAGAAAGCCGCGCCACTCTTCCTCGTCGCCAGTCGGATCGCTTTCGTGCGTGGTGTAGCGCCCAGCCGTGTCCAACAGCACGGCATCGTCGGTAAACCACCAGTCGCAATTGCGGGTGCCGCCCACTCCCCGCAGGGCCACCTTGCCATAGCGTTCCGCCAGGGGAAAGTTCAGCCCCGAATTCACCAGCGCGGTGGTCTTGCCCGCGCCCGGCGCACCGATGATCACGTACCAGGGCAACTGGTACAGATACTGCTTGGAGAACCGGTCCAGCGCGCCGCGCCTGCCACGGCTCTCGAAGCGTGTCTTGCGCAGCAGTTCCACGGCCTCGTGGAACCGCGCCTCCAGCTGGCGTATCTCGTCATTGCCGGCGGCCTCCTCCAAAGGCTTGTCCGCCTTGGGCTTGGGCCGCCGCAGCTGGCTCAGCAACTGTGCGTTCAAACGCCCCTCGCGCCATTTGCGCCACAGCAACCGCAGCAGCCAGATTGCGAACATCGCCACGATGACCGCAATGCGCACTGTTTCGCTTTCCAGCGGGCGCACGGTGCCGATCGCGATAAGCGGCCCTGCGATCCAGATCAGCACCGCCAGGGCCACCAGCCCCAGGAAGTTCCACACGCGGCGGCTGAAGAACCATCCGAACAGCCTGTAGATCATTCCTGTCCTCCCTGCTCGTGCGCCGGCGGCGGCACCAGCACCGTGATCTCCACTCGCCGGTTCAGCGCGCGGCCCGCAGCCGTGTCGTTGGGCGCCACCGGATCGGCATCGCCGCGGCCCTCCGCGCGCACCCTGGCCGTCTGGCCCAGGCGCTGCTCCAGCATGTCCTTGACCGCATCCGCGCGCGCCTGCGACAGGTGCCAGTTGGACGGGAAGCGCGCGCTGCGCATCGGCGTATTGTCGGAGTAGCCGCGCACCAGAATGCTGCCCTGCGTCTCGCGCAAGGCATCGGCCACGCGCGACAACACCGGCAGATACTGGTCGCGCACGGAACTGGCGCCCGACTCGAACACGCCGTCGCCCCGCAGCACCACCACGCTACGGTCCACCTCGTCGCGCACGGAGACCAACTGATCGCGGATCTCGGGCGCCAGGAACACCGCCAGCCGCGGCGCAGGCGCCGGCCGCTTCACCGCCGTCGGCGCGATCTGCACGGTAGGCGGACGCAGCTTGGCGATGGATGCGAACACGGCGTCGGATTGGCTGCCCAGGCGCCAGCCCAGGCCCCAGTACAGCGCCAGCGCCAGCACGGCGGCCAATGCGCCGAACACCCACAGCGGCACGGGCAAGCGGCGCAAGGGCGTCTGCGCCGGTTCGTCGCGCCAATGGGGCGACAACGCTAGTGGATACTCGCCGCGCGCGCCGCGCAGGATCCGCAACAGGCGCTGCCGCAACGTCTCCAGCTGCGAGCGGCCGTTGTCGATCACGCGGTAGCGTCCTTCAAAACCCAGCAGCAGGCAGTAGTACAGCAGCTCCAGCAGATCCAGATGCTGCCCCGGGTTCTGCGACAGCTTGGCCAGCAGCTGGAAGAACTTTTCGCCGCCCCAGGTCTCGTTGTGGAAAGTGACCAGCAGGCTGTGCGCGGACCACACCCCGCCCCCGCCCCATGGCGTGAGCGCGGCGGCCTCGTCCAATGCCGTGCACAGGCAATAGCGCGCGCCCAGTATGGTTTCGTTGGGTATGCCCGCCTGCTGCGCGCGCAGCTCGAACTGGCGCACCTCGTCCAGCAGGTGCTCGCGCAGCATCGCGGGCGACGGATGGGCCGCCGTTGCGCGGATCTGCGGAATCAGGTCCAGCAGCGGGTTCGCCGCCGCCACCAGCGGATTGGTGCCGCTGATGACGTAGTCGTGGGGCCGCAGCCTGCCCGCCGTACTGGCAGCGCCATCGCCCATGCCGCCCGGAGGGCCGGCCAGCGTGTGATCCGAAGCATGCATAGTTGTCTCCGTCTGGTTGGACTGCGCTCAATCGCGCAGCGCCCAGAACTCCATCGTCAGCCCGGGAAAATCGCCCGCCAGATGCAGCGCAAGCGCGCCGGTGCGCTCCAGCTGTTTCCAGAATTCGCCGCTCTTATCCAATTCGAAATAGACATGTCCGGCGCTGTATGGGATCTGCCGCGGCGCCACCGGCAGCGCACGCACGGCGACGCCCGGCAATTGCAGGTGCACCAGGTCTCGGATGCGTTCCACCGGACCGATCTTGACCTGCGCCGGAAAGCGCATGCGCACGGCCTCCACGCCCAGATCCGCATGCACCGCGAGCACGAAGCCGGCCGACTGCAACAGCTCCGCATCCTGGATCTGCGCCACGCGCACGCCTTGGCCCCGGTCCTGCAGCGGAATCTGCAAGGCACGTTGCTCCAGCACGGCTGACAACGAACGACGCAGCTCATTCATCAGGGGCGTGAAGCTGCCCTGCAGATCGTCGTGCGCATACCCCGGCAATACGCCCGGCCGCCGCGTCGCGGATGTGAAGGTGGCGAGGTCGCAGGCCAGCATCAGCCAGTCGTGGAACAGGCGCTCGGGATGCTGCGCGGGGCTCTGGCGCGCATGCCAGACCGAGCCCATATAGCGGTTGACGGTCTCCAGCAGCATGAAGTCCGACACCTCGGAGACGCCGCCGCGGCCGGGCTGCGACAAGCGCGCGGCCAGCGCCTCGCTGCGCGCGTCGAGCAATCCGTGCAATTCATCGACAAAGCCGCGCAGGACCGGATGCTCGCCCGCCGCCACCCAGGGCGCTATGTAGCCCTCGTCCAGCACTACTCGGTTGTCCGAGCGGCGCTCCAGGATGCGCGCCACACCCAGGCCCAGCCAGTCGTCGGTCAGCTCGTCCTCCAGCATCAGCCGCAAGCGCAAGCGGCCCAGCTGCATCAGGACGGGTTCCAGGGCCACCGATCCGCTGTCCTCCACCTCGGCCTCGTGCACCAGATAGCGCGCCAGCGTGTCTTCCTCGCCTTCGTAGATGACGTCACTGGCGCCGGCGCGCACGCGCGGCAGGGCCAGCAGGATGCGCGCGCCGCGCGTTTGCGCCGGCACTTCGAACGCCGCCGGCGCCGCGTCCGGGTGCGAAAAATCGAATGGCGTGCCATCGGGCATGACGCCTT encodes:
- a CDS encoding DotU family type VI secretion system protein; the protein is MHASDHTLAGPPGGMGDGAASTAGRLRPHDYVISGTNPLVAAANPLLDLIPQIRATAAHPSPAMLREHLLDEVRQFELRAQQAGIPNETILGARYCLCTALDEAAALTPWGGGGVWSAHSLLVTFHNETWGGEKFFQLLAKLSQNPGQHLDLLELLYYCLLLGFEGRYRVIDNGRSQLETLRQRLLRILRGARGEYPLALSPHWRDEPAQTPLRRLPVPLWVFGALAAVLALALYWGLGWRLGSQSDAVFASIAKLRPPTVQIAPTAVKRPAPAPRLAVFLAPEIRDQLVSVRDEVDRSVVVLRGDGVFESGASSVRDQYLPVLSRVADALRETQGSILVRGYSDNTPMRSARFPSNWHLSQARADAVKDMLEQRLGQTARVRAEGRGDADPVAPNDTAAGRALNRRVEITVLVPPPAHEQGGQE
- the tssM gene encoding type VI secretion system membrane subunit TssM — encoded protein: MIYRLFGWFFSRRVWNFLGLVALAVLIWIAGPLIAIGTVRPLESETVRIAVIVAMFAIWLLRLLWRKWREGRLNAQLLSQLRRPKPKADKPLEEAAGNDEIRQLEARFHEAVELLRKTRFESRGRRGALDRFSKQYLYQLPWYVIIGAPGAGKTTALVNSGLNFPLAERYGKVALRGVGGTRNCDWWFTDDAVLLDTAGRYTTHESDPTGDEEEWRGFLGLLSKYRGRQPINGAMLTVSVEDLLSASDAERAQHAAVLRRRLQELREQLGIAFPVYVLVTKTDLLSGFEEYFASFTREELAQIWGFTLPYARAQEPDFDLYEAFHEEYALLQRRLDDALPEVVAAESDPARRALAYMLPQQFAGLQAILGHFLSDVFATSKFEARVIPRGVYFTSGTQGGETFDQVTGHLKRYLRIDGGAASAASVPGEGEGRSYFLKNLLQDVIFREAGLASRNLRWERRYRQLHWAGYGLVTAAFVALIGGWAMSYRNNADYVEEVARRVPAVEKLTRDIKITRTGDLLGLMPFLDSLWYLPQHEGFEIDNPPLSYRYGLYQGQKLQAAAQGVYGNTLDQVLLPQVARRVETALRDASASDLEYSYEALRAYLMLYEAERYDAEFMHAWLLSDMQATLPEGYTRRQYEQLSLHLRNLTQSHVLASPFPKDDALVAQAREKLARYTLAQRAYSRLRRTLANADAAPEITVVTLGGAQASAVFVRKSGKPLSQGIPALYSYRGYWDVFNKRVTGVAEVLRSDDAWILNIPLRSQLDQTAQRQLVVDIKRLYMNDYVAQWDGYLNDLQLAPSKSLLQNIQMARTLSAPESPLVRLVRGVARETSLLRDTGKDDRSLVDQARDRVSSTREALEQMFGPTGPGAAMRADASDEKLERIVDQHFEPYRRLAEGEGATAGAASPIAATTGLINELYTYLTAADAALRSGSPAPSSDAVTKLRAEAGRLPGPLRDVLNSLSVNASGEVSDVARARMGETVSATIGMFCSQSVAGRYPFSGRSTRDVAPNDMARLFGPNGLMDDFFQKNLANQIDVSGQRWRFKPGIDGKSGENSGTLDAFQRAGVIRDVYFMAGNPMPSYRVAIRPVEMDADITQFVMDVDGQAVRYAHGPQVATTVQWPGPRGSNQVRIELTPQEGAAGMTTSGPWALNRMLDRAQLRRGATAEITLATFDLGGRKVVLEITASSVKSPFHLAEMQAFACPGAS
- the tssK gene encoding type VI secretion system baseplate subunit TssK, with the protein product MVSRDKVIWSEGMFLRPQHFQQFERHMLHTAQQRAAALQGFFWGFSQLSLDRDALAIGKVALTRAQGVMPDGTPFDFSHPDAAPAAFEVPAQTRGARILLALPRVRAGASDVIYEGEEDTLARYLVHEAEVEDSGSVALEPVLMQLGRLRLRLMLEDELTDDWLGLGVARILERRSDNRVVLDEGYIAPWVAAGEHPVLRGFVDELHGLLDARSEALAARLSQPGRGGVSEVSDFMLLETVNRYMGSVWHARQSPAQHPERLFHDWLMLACDLATFTSATRRPGVLPGYAHDDLQGSFTPLMNELRRSLSAVLEQRALQIPLQDRGQGVRVAQIQDAELLQSAGFVLAVHADLGVEAVRMRFPAQVKIGPVERIRDLVHLQLPGVAVRALPVAPRQIPYSAGHVYFELDKSGEFWKQLERTGALALHLAGDFPGLTMEFWALRD